The window AGGTATTtctatattattttattgtgtattatattttattaatgtCATGCTTTACGTTATTATATGTGTTGTGTTCATAAATTAGTCTTCACTGATACTTCCCTCCTTATCAAATGACCGCCAGCGGTAAATATGAAATCATCCAAATGGAAATCATCGGAGtctgaaaataataaatatagGTATTTCAATGTTTGTGAAAACCAAGAACTTGGAAGCGCACGTCTATCACTAAATCTATCATCTGAAGAATCCTTCAATTCACTTATCTTCCACATTCCTTTGGCTCCAACTCCATTCAGTTGAACGTTTTTCATAATTAGAGCTAGTATATCTTGACCCATATTTCTCCATTCTTGATCTCCTGTAGTTCTATACCTATAAAATACAGATTCGATGATTTCTGGAGAAAGAATTCTCTTTGATCTCATTTTATTAACCCAAAGAGGTTGTTCATCGTCATTCCTCCATTTGCCATTTTGCATGTCAATCTCATCAGAGTTAATCAAGGTTATtccattatatttttcGTCCTTAACGAAAGTATAAAGTTTAGTCATTTTGTCATCTCCCGCCAGTTCAGAATCATGGATCTTATTCTTgtgtttcttctctttgtCATCAGCTACTTTCACTCTTAGATCGTTGCTACCTGAACTTTCTGTATTAAATAAACGATCTCCATCACCTTTGTACAGTCCCTTAGAAATGTCatcaatttttccttctctaTCAAATTGACAACCATTTTCCGAGTTTAGGCAAGGATCCAACGAAAATTCTCTTGGCATGGCACcattaaacaatttataaatttcaaaacaaCTTTTAGTTAATGTACCAGCCAATTTGTCCAAGGATTGCTTTTCAACTGACGTGTCAGCAAAAATCTTAGAACCCATGGATAAAGTGGACCCCAATGAACATAGCTTAGTATCCATGGAAAATGTTCTCAACATTTCCACATCCAATTCATTTGTGGTGGGAGCAAATGTACCCTTTGCGTAGAGGGAGCTAATCAATGAAACATTACTTGTTATTTCTGGAAGTAAGGGTTGAAAGATTAAGTAGTCCTGTAATTTTGCAATGGCGTTTTGAAACAGCGTCTTAGAATTAAATGAAGTTGTCATCCCTGTTgatcttttattttgaCCATGTAAtgtattcttttcaattataGTGTCCTTATTCTTGTTTGGATCATTTGGTACTGTGGTAGTCTCATAAAGGTTTAATATATCATgttgattcaattgatgaaataaCTTAACTAATGAATCATAAAAGGGTTGATCTATCGTAGTCAGTTCCGCAACGTTATGTTTCTGATTTTCACCTCTTTGTG is drawn from Naumovozyma castellii chromosome 10, complete genome and contains these coding sequences:
- the MNL2 gene encoding putative mannosidase MNL2 (ancestral locus Anc_8.39), which translates into the protein MGFTKFVLAIIRKLRSVLLLCITISLLFYYTFENEIDILNSYAENEYLPSIKKELTDEPGPLSGSNFDSKMDPSNNHALLEEVEAPPTPVKSKNKEINLADPITLKEKNKYFPLLLSEPKNDPTLPFNLNDHSIALNNENDLSLLTYKEHYPVLLENPLPAISLRDNKIPLASIQVNKFEDGGALHSTIKNDIKKLFIQSWDQENLIELARKNKEKRWPIKLIDSLDTLYMMDQQTQFQVALDVICDTDFRIPPKNVDLVHIPDLSTRVLGGLISAYELSQNQTLLVKAKHVADFILRAFDTPNRLPILDYSWKSPFNNRFPYTNTTMEDLTKMSLELTRLSQLTHQDKYFDAVYRVFESISSSVEDFHIESLFPVRVDASGCQLLTTKEISSGAHQKNSKIMKSIDESLKFIHCYQTGKILPQRGENQKHNVAELTTIDQPFYDSLVKLFHQLNQHDILNLYETTTVPNDPNKNKDTIIEKNTLHGQNKRSTGMTTSFNSKTLFQNAIAKLQDYLIFQPLLPEITSNVSLISSLYAKGTFAPTTNELDVEMLRTFSMDTKLCSLGSTLSMGSKIFADTSVEKQSLDKLAGTLTKSCFEIYKLFNGAMPREFSLDPCLNSENGCQFDREGKIDDISKGLYKGDGDRLFNTESSGSNDLRVKVADDKEKKHKNKIHDSELAGDDKMTKLYTFVKDEKYNGITLINSDEIDMQNGKWRNDDEQPLWVNKMRSKRILSPEIIESVFYRYRTTGDQEWRNMGQDILALIMKNVQLNGVGAKGMWKISELKDSSDDRFSDRRALPSSWFSQTLKYLYLLFSDSDDFHLDDFIFTAGGHLIRREVSVKTNL